In Raphanus sativus cultivar WK10039 chromosome 5, ASM80110v3, whole genome shotgun sequence, the following proteins share a genomic window:
- the LOC108861925 gene encoding uncharacterized protein LOC108861925 has protein sequence MRCKRHTVDLSSSTAGVCASCLRERLLSLAASAAVTEDDNNYNNNHHQSRRSNNLIFPRSVSPYAARRKSDAGVGGDHRRRFITTPQVDTGFSCRDFESNRSSTKSSRASRLSNLFRARSDDFDSDTKSRVSCSSSSSSSRSWISSFLSKKQPTTTTIEDVISSRRPQRVFCRGMSPARDIEGEDENEPPSESRRTPGRRIGKSMSGMAFCLSPLVRASPNCPFRRKIRFPSEFNGSVVGEVTVPEKPHIAEAASFGANRSKKLVDIGRVNHRR, from the coding sequence ATGAGGTGTAAAAGACACACCGTCGATCTCAGCAGCAGCACCGCCGGCGTCTGCGCTTCTTGCCTCCGCGAACGTCTCCTCTCCCTCGCCGCTTCCGCCGCCGTCACAGAAGATGACAACAACTACAACAACAACCATCACCAATCGCGTAGATCAAATAACCTGATTTTCCCTCGCTCTGTTTCTCCTTACGCAGCCCGTAGAAAATCCGACGCCGGAGTAGGAGGAGATCATCGCCGCCGGTTCATCACCACGCCTCAGGTGGATACAGGATTCTCCTGCAGGGACTTCGAATCGAACCGTTCGTCTACCAAATCGAGCAGAGCTTCGAGACTCTCCAATCTGTTCAGAGCTAGATCTGACGATTTCGACTCCGATACCAAGTCTCGAGTCTCTtgctcctcttcttcctcctcgtctCGGTCGTGGATCTCTTCGTTTCTCTCCAAGAAGCAGCCGACGACGACGACCATCGAGGACGTGATCTCTAGTCGCAGACCTCAGCGAGTGTTCTGTCGAGGAATGTCGCCGGCGAGGGATATCGAAGGAGAGGATGAAAACGAGCCACCGTCGGAATCGAGAAGAACTCCGGGGAGGAGGATAGGGAAGAGCATGTCGGGGATGGCTTTCTGTTTGAGTCCGTTGGTGAGAGCGAGTCCTAACTGTCCGTTTAGACGGAAAATCAGATTCCCGTCGGAGTTTAACGGGAGTGTCGTCGGCGAGGTAACGGTGCCGGAGAAGCCGCATATCGCGGAAGCGGCGTCGTTTGGCGCGAATAGATCGAAGAAGCTTGTGGATATAGGTAGAGTCAATCACCGCCGTTGA
- the LOC108861924 gene encoding E3 ubiquitin-protein ligase ATL4, with the protein MDSHINPSHGGNSSSLDSLRPSAFATTIILLITLIISVSICFLLRCLNRCNHHSPLSPSPSSDSLRFSTTSRVSPETERSSSVLDSLPVFKFSSVTRRSTSTNSSDCAVCLSKFEPEDQLRLLPLCCHAFHADCIDIWLASNQTCPLCRSPLFASDSDLMTKALGGEGEGDNSFLIEIGSISRRNNPIPEPDDQHRSYSIGSFDYVVDDVESEISESNFDQTRKQEDEHATAVAVTTSDYNLAFEASLAGDIGNEGSRSWLRDYVDRLSHGISFKTSGRFFTGSSRGSEELTVVDLEANHAGEEISEIFRWISGV; encoded by the coding sequence ATGGACTCTCACATCAACCCTAGCCATGGCGGAAACTCTTCTTCTCTCGATAGTCTCAGACCGAGCGCATTCGCCACCACCATCATCCTTCTCATCACTCTCATCATCTCCGTCTCCATTTGCTTCCTCCTCCGCTGCCTCAACCGCTGTAACCACCACTCCCCTCTCTCTCCATCTCCCTCCTCCGATTCCCTCCGATTCTCTACTACTAGCCGAGTCTCCCCCGAAACAGAACGATCATCCTCGGTGCTCGACTCCCTCCCGGTTTTCAAATTCTCCTCCGTCACTCGCCGATCAACCTCCACTAACTCCAGCGACTGCGCcgtctgtttgtcgaagttcgAGCCGGAGGATCAGCTTCGTCTTCTGCCTCTCTGCTGCCACGCCTTTCACGCCGATTGTATCGATATCTGGCTCGCGTCTAATCAAACGTGTCCGCTTTGTCGCTCTCCTCTGTTCGCTTCCGATTCCGATCTGATGACGAAGGCTCTCggcggagaaggagaaggagataACAGTTTCCTTATCGAAATCGGATCGATCAGCCGTCGCAACAATCCGATTCCAGAACCCGACGATCAGCACCGGTCTTACTCAATCGGATCGTTCGATTATGTAGTAGACGACGTCGAATCTGAAATCTCAGAGTCCAATTTCGATCAAACGCGAAAACAGGAAGACGAGCATGCGACTGCGGTGGCGGTTACGACGTCAGATTATAATCTTGCGTTTGAAGCGAGTTTGGCGGGAGATATAGGTAACGAAGGTTCTAGAAGCTGGCTTAGGGATTACGTGGACAGACTCTCGCATGGTATATCGTTCAAAACTTCAGGTAGATTTTTTACTGGGAGCAGTCGTGGGAGCGAGGAATTGACGGTGGTGGATTTAGAAGCTAATCATGCCGGAGAAGAGATTAGTGAGATTTTCCGGTGGATCTCAGGTGTGTGA
- the LOC108834283 gene encoding uncharacterized protein LOC108834283 yields the protein MVMTSSSSDSKPGINEAPSKKLGDSSPELGDSNSSEKLGDSSPELGDSNSSEELGDSEESVFCLFMKEGDCKDSFTAWEVCVEEAKKKNEDFVPKCREFTATMYNCMLAHSDYYQPILLAEKVYYEDEETMKEIEEAEKNKVKQDISQEDDVAATKLAQG from the coding sequence ATGGTGATGACGTCATCTTCATCCGATTCCAAACCTGGAATCAACGAAGCGCCGTCAAAAAAACTTGGAGACTCGTCCCCGGAGCTAGGAGATTCGAACTCTTCAGAGAAACTTGGAGACTCGTCCCCAGAGCTAGGAGATTCCAACTCTTCAGAGGAACTTGGAGATTCGGAAGAGAGCGTGTTTTGCTTGTTCATGAAAGAAGGTGATTGCAAAGACTCATTCACGGCTTGGGAAGTTTGTGTGGAGgaagctaagaagaagaacgAAGACTTCGTCCCCAAGTGTAGGGAATTCACTGCTACCATGTATAATTGTATGCTTGCTCACTCCGATTATTACCAGCCTATTCTTTTAGCGGAGAAAGTTTATTATGAAGATGAAGAGACGATGAAGGAGATAGAGGAAGCCGAGAAGAACAAGGTCAAACAAGACATCTCTCAAGAAGACGATGTGGCTGCGACGAAGCTAGCTCAGGGTTGA
- the LOC108834282 gene encoding FCS-Like Zinc finger 3: MDSYYVRFVEKDEPHFLESCSLCRKTLSLNFDIFMYRGDMAFCSQECRQEQIESDEKKAKRWRKASTSSRSKNSVAGKTVRTETLVVS, translated from the exons ATGGATTCATATTACGTCAGGTTTGTGGAAAAGGACGAGCCACACTTTCTAGAGTCTTGCTCTCTTTGCCGCAAAACCCTTTCTCTTAACTTCGATATTTTCATGTACAG AGGAGACATGGCATTTTGTAGCCAAGAGTGTAGACAAGAACAGATTGAGTCTGATGAAAAGAAAGCCAAGAGGTGGAGAAAGGCTTCGACGTCGTCTAGATCCAAAAATTCCGTCGCCGGGAAAACCGTACGGACGGAAACTCTCGTCGTGTCTTAG
- the LOC108861504 gene encoding protein BASIC PENTACYSTEINE6 isoform X2 yields the protein MDDGGHRDNGWHKASQGKWMMQQQQQQQHQPSMKQVMSIIAERDAAIQERNLAISEKKAAVAERDMAFLQRDTAIAERNNAIMERDSALAALQFRDNSMSTSRQHQPHIHHHQHQHHMVQLTENAYETREMEPNDGSALDSAKPKRGKRAKEPKATTTTKAAANKRGPKAPRKVKKENEDDLTKIMFVKTNLDYGGEEDAATGSKSDWKSQETVGLNQVVYDETTMPPPVCSCTGVLRQCYKWGNGGWQSSCCTTTLSMHPLPALPNKKHARVGGRKMSGSAFSKLLSRLAAEGHHDLSNPVDLKDHWAKHGTNRYITIK from the exons ATGGATGATGGTGGGCATCGTGACAATGGTTGGCATAAAGCATCCCAGGGCAAG TGGAtgatgcagcagcagcagcagcagcagcatcagCCATCGATGAAACAAGTCATGTCAATTATAGCAGAGCGCGACGCAGCGATTCAGGAGAGGAATCTTGCGATATCAGAGAAAAAAGCAGCAGTAGCTGAAAGAGACATGGCGTTTCTCCAGCGAGACACGGCCATCGCTGAGCGCAACAACGCCATCATGGAGAGAGACAGTGCTCTTGCTGCTCTACAATTCCGTGACAACTCAATGTCTACTTCACGCCAGCACCAACCTcacattcatcatcatcaacatcaacaTCACATGGTTCAGTTGACTGAAAATGCATACGAGACCAGAGAAATGGAGCCCAATGATGGATCCGCCTTGGACTCTGCCAAACCAAAACGCGGGAAAAGAGCTAAAGAACCAAAGGCTACAACAACAACGAAAGCCGCTGCTAATAAGCGAGGGCCAAAAGCTCCAAGGAAGGTTAAGAAAGAGAACGAGGACGACTTGACCAAGATCATGTTTGTAAAGACGAACCTTGACTACGGGGGGGAAGAAGACGCAGCAACAGGATCGAAATCAGATTGGAAAAGCCAAGAAACGGTGGGGCTTAACCAGGTTGTTTACGACGAGACAACAATGCCTCCACCGGTATGTTCATGTACAGGAGTTCTCAGACAATGCTACAAATGGGGGAACGGAGGTTGGCAGTCATCTTGCTGCACGACCACGCTATCAATGCATCCGTTACCGGCACTTCCCAACAAAAAACATGCTAGAGTTGGTGGTCGGAAGATGAGTGGAAGCGCATTCAGCAAGCTTCTAAGCCGGCTTGCTGCTGAAGGGCATCACGATCTCTCAAACCCGGTCGATCTTAAGGACCATTGGGCTAAGCACGGTACAAACCGCTACATCACGATCAAATAA
- the LOC108861504 gene encoding protein BASIC PENTACYSTEINE6 isoform X1 → MDDGGHRDNGWHKASQGKQWMMQQQQQQQHQPSMKQVMSIIAERDAAIQERNLAISEKKAAVAERDMAFLQRDTAIAERNNAIMERDSALAALQFRDNSMSTSRQHQPHIHHHQHQHHMVQLTENAYETREMEPNDGSALDSAKPKRGKRAKEPKATTTTKAAANKRGPKAPRKVKKENEDDLTKIMFVKTNLDYGGEEDAATGSKSDWKSQETVGLNQVVYDETTMPPPVCSCTGVLRQCYKWGNGGWQSSCCTTTLSMHPLPALPNKKHARVGGRKMSGSAFSKLLSRLAAEGHHDLSNPVDLKDHWAKHGTNRYITIK, encoded by the exons ATGGATGATGGTGGGCATCGTGACAATGGTTGGCATAAAGCATCCCAGGGCAAG CAGTGGAtgatgcagcagcagcagcagcagcagcatcagCCATCGATGAAACAAGTCATGTCAATTATAGCAGAGCGCGACGCAGCGATTCAGGAGAGGAATCTTGCGATATCAGAGAAAAAAGCAGCAGTAGCTGAAAGAGACATGGCGTTTCTCCAGCGAGACACGGCCATCGCTGAGCGCAACAACGCCATCATGGAGAGAGACAGTGCTCTTGCTGCTCTACAATTCCGTGACAACTCAATGTCTACTTCACGCCAGCACCAACCTcacattcatcatcatcaacatcaacaTCACATGGTTCAGTTGACTGAAAATGCATACGAGACCAGAGAAATGGAGCCCAATGATGGATCCGCCTTGGACTCTGCCAAACCAAAACGCGGGAAAAGAGCTAAAGAACCAAAGGCTACAACAACAACGAAAGCCGCTGCTAATAAGCGAGGGCCAAAAGCTCCAAGGAAGGTTAAGAAAGAGAACGAGGACGACTTGACCAAGATCATGTTTGTAAAGACGAACCTTGACTACGGGGGGGAAGAAGACGCAGCAACAGGATCGAAATCAGATTGGAAAAGCCAAGAAACGGTGGGGCTTAACCAGGTTGTTTACGACGAGACAACAATGCCTCCACCGGTATGTTCATGTACAGGAGTTCTCAGACAATGCTACAAATGGGGGAACGGAGGTTGGCAGTCATCTTGCTGCACGACCACGCTATCAATGCATCCGTTACCGGCACTTCCCAACAAAAAACATGCTAGAGTTGGTGGTCGGAAGATGAGTGGAAGCGCATTCAGCAAGCTTCTAAGCCGGCTTGCTGCTGAAGGGCATCACGATCTCTCAAACCCGGTCGATCTTAAGGACCATTGGGCTAAGCACGGTACAAACCGCTACATCACGATCAAATAA
- the LOC108859647 gene encoding 60S ribosomal protein L37a-2 has product MAKRTKKVGIVGKYGTRYGASIRKQIKKMEVSQHSKYFCEFCGKYGVKRKAVGIWGCKDCGKVKAGGAYTMNTASAVTVRSTIRRLREQIEG; this is encoded by the exons ATG GCGAAGAGAACCAAGAAGGTCGGAATCGTCGGCAAGTACG GTACTCGTTATGGAGCGAGTATCAGGAAGCAGATTAAGAAGATGGAGGTCAGCCAGCACAGCAAGTACTTCTGCGAGTTCTGCGGCAAGTACGGAGTGAAGCGAAAGGCTGTTGGTATTTGGGGATGCAAGGACTGTGGCAAGGTCAAGGCTGGTGGTGCTTACACCATGAA CACCGCTAGTGCCGTCACCGTTAGAAGCACAATCAGGAGGTTGAGGGAGCAGATCGAGGGTTAA
- the LOC108857660 gene encoding casein kinase II subunit beta-3 produces the protein MYKERSGGGGGSSRSEIVGGAIDRKRINDALNKRLEKSSTSTSKDKHQLPDVESETDSDGSDVSGSEGDDDDDDTSWISWFCNLRGNDFFCEVDEDYIQDDFNLCGLSGQVPYYEYALDLILDVESSNSEMFTEEQNELVESAAEMLYGLIHVRYILTTKGLAAMAEKFKKCDFGRCPRVFCCGQSCLPVGQSDIPRSSTVKMYCPKCQDISYPRSKFQDIDGAYFGTTFPHLFLMTNGNLKPQKPTQNYVPRIFGFKVHKP, from the exons ATGTACAAGGAACGgagtggaggtggtggtgggtCGTCGAGATCGGAGATCGTGGGCGGAGCAATTGATCGGAAACGAATCAACGACGCACTCAACAAGAGACTAGAGAAGTCTTCGACATCCACTTCTAAAGACAAACATCAGCTTCCAGATG TGGAATCTGAAACGGATAGTGATGGTTCGGATGTGAGTGGATCggaaggtgatgatgatgatgatgatacctCGTGGATCTCGTGGTTTTGTAATTTGAGAGGGAATGATTTCTTCTGTGAAGTCGATGAAGATTATATACAAGATGATTTCAATCTCTGTGGGTTGAGTGGTCAAGTTCCTTACTATGAGTATGCGCTTGATCTCATCCTAGATGTCGAGTCTTCAAACA GTGAGATGTTTACTGAAGAACAGAATGAACTTGTGGAATCAGCTGCTGAGATGCTGTACGGTCTTATTCATGTTCGTTACATTTTGACTACTAAAGGACTGGCTGCAATG GCTGAGAAGTTCAAGAAGTGTGATTTCGGGAGATGTCCGAGAGTTTTCTGTTGCGGACAATCTTGTCTACCAGTTGGACAATCAGACATACCGAGATCGAGTACTGTGAAGATGTACTGCCCAAAATGCCAAGACATATCTTACCCTCGATCTAAATTCCAAG ATATTGATGGAGCATACTTTGGAACCACGTTCCCTCACTTGTTCTTGATGACTAATGGGAATTTGAAGCCTCAGAAACCGACTCAGAACTATGTCCCAAGAATCTTTGGCTTTAAGGTACACAAACCATGA